The segment CAGGGCCTTTCGGATTACACCCGAACAAATCACGTCGAAGCGGGAGTGCGGATTGGTTCAGCTCTTTTTCCGCCAAAAAAGCTAGTCTATTGAGCCTGCCAGCGGCGCCAAGGGCTGCACTCCACGGCTGCTGGAGATTCTCACGAATAGCAATCTGGCCTGCCTGATGGGAACAAAATCGCTACAAAAAAAGCTGGATTCGCCTTGAACAACGCGAACCCAGCAATTGTCAAACAATCTTTCAAGCAGATCGTCAGTTTCGGTTACCACCAAAGATCCGGAAAGCGTAGTAGGCAAACGTCAATACAGACTGCAACGTACCTGCGACGTATGTCCAGCCAGCTGCATTGAGGACGTTCCGAACAGCCACCGCTCCTTCGCCATCTACAATTTGTAGCTCCGTCAGCACCGCCTTCGCACGATTACTGGCGTCAAACTCCACAGGCAGGTTGACCAACTGGAAGAATACGAGCCCGCCAAAGCAGATCAGCCCCAGCACCATCAGCCCGAAGCTCTGCATCAGCATTCCGACGATAAACAGAATCATAAAGGCCGTCGGGCCATACTGGGCCGCGGGGACCGCGATATTCCGGACGACGAGCGGGGCGTAGTTTTTTGCATCCTGTAAGGCGTGGCCTGCTTCATGGGCAGCAATACCGACAGCCGCAGCCGAGTTCCCTTGATAAACTTCCCGGCTCAGACGCAGGACTTTTGATCGGGGGTCGTAGTGGTCGCTCAGCGTTCCCTCGGTTTCTTCAATGCCGACCGACTGCAATCCTTCCCGGTCCAAAATATATCGCGCAGCCGCTGCACCGGTCAGGCGCGCGGGAACTTTCATCCCTTTAGCGTAAGCGCTTTTTACCCGCATTTGTGCCCAGAGCATCAATAGAAATGCCGGTATGAGGAACACAAAATACAGGGGATCGAAAAACATCATCTTAGTACCCTTTCGATTTATCAAATCATCTCGACATTGCCATCTAACGGGCGCTGTCGTTTGTTCTTCTGTTAATCATTACGTTGTCATACCAATATACGAGGGCAAATCGTGTTCCTGGACTCCGATTTGAACAAAAATCGGGGCGACCCTTAACGGTGACCGGGAATCGCAAATAATGGTTCACATTAGTCTTACGTGTCAGGATGGAACGAAAACCTGTTTGGGAAAACGTCTATCCGTCAATTGCGAATTGCCCGCAAACCCGCCAAACTGGCAGGGTCAGATATTCTCCATTTTCGTTGGTCTCCAGGGTTAGTAAAGGACGTGCCCCATGCGTTTATGCCGTTTTCTTCAGGGTAGTTCGCCTGCCGTCGGTTTTTATTCGGAACAACAAGTCATTCCGTTGGCAGCAGTCGCCCAGGCCGCTGGTGTCGAGATTCCTGACACTGATTCTCTGATTCCATTTCTGCCAGGCGGATCTCATGCCGAAACTGCCGTTTCTCTCTACAAGAAGGCGAATGAAGGAAGTGCGTCCGAGTCGGCCATAAAAACCGGCGACGCGACCTTGCTGGTTCCCGTCCCTCGTCCCGAAAAGCTACTGCTGCTGGCAGGCAACTATGCCAAGCACATCGAAGAAGGGGGAGGAAAAGCGGAAGAGCGAGCGAATACGATCCCCTATGTCTTCAGTAAACCACCCACAACAACGCTCACTAATCCGGGAGACCCCGTCACAATCCCCGCCATCTCGCCCGATCATATTGACTGGGAATGTGAACTGGCGATTGTGATTGGCAAACGATGTAAAGGAGTCTCTGAAGCCGAGGCCCCGAATTACATCGCGGGATTTACAGTGGTGAACGACATCTCCAACAGAAAGTTCCGCCCCAATCCGGAGCGAGTCACCCGGGAGAAGGACAAGTTCTTCGACTGGTTGCATGGCAAATGGCACGACACATTCTGTCCAATGGGGCCTTGTATCGTTTCGAGCGAAAGTATTGCCGATCCTCAGCAGTTGAAACTGGAATTGCGGGTGAACGGCAATGTCGAACAAAGCTCTTCGACGTCGGAGATGGTCTTTCCTGTCGCCGCAGTCGTTGAGTTCGTCTCCTCATTCGTGACTCTGGAACCGGGAGACATTATCTCCACTGGTACACCGGCTGGCGTCGGCATGGCTAAGAACAAATACCTGAAGCCGGGAGACGTCACCGAGGCCGAAATCGAGGGCATCGGCATCTTGCGGAATACATTCGTGGCAGAGTGATGTTCTATTCCTCCCGGAAAATTGACCCAAAGCGCCCTCTTTTAGATAACAATAATCCGAGTTGTTATCATATTGAGGGCGTTTTCTTGTGGGTGCCATACAGGCAATAAGAAATATTGAGTATTATAAGTCCTTGTTTCACAGTGATTTAGCGATTGTTTTCTTGTGTGGCACGATTGATGGCGCGCTAAGTGCTTTTATCTATACCATCAAACAACACAACTGACTTCAAAACGAAGTTAAAACAATCAATTTCACGGAGAAATAAATCATGAAACGCTTCTTCCTTATCGCTGCTGTCGTCGCTGGTCTGTTCTGTGTCTCTAACGTTGATACTGCTGAAGCAGGTCGCAAAAACGGTGGAAGTAACTTCCAGAAGAACTCACACGGTGGGGGACACAAAAACTTCTCTAACAACAATCGCCACCACGGCAGCAACAAGCACTTCAGTAGTAACAAACACTTTGGCGGCAACAAACACCACAACAACCACAATCATCACAATAACCACTTCAATAGCCACAACTCCCACAACGGACACTTCCACGGTGGCTACAACAAACCTTACTACAACGGTGGTGGATACGGTTACGGTGGCGGGTACGGTGGTTACGGCAAAGGTGTCACGATCAACACTCCGGGATTCTCTTTCGGAATCTACAAGTAACCAACAACTGATTCGTGCAGCATGATGGGCACTCCGTGAGACCTCGGCCTGATGATCAGGTCGAGGTTTCTTTACGTTTGGAACAAGGCCTGTCCAGAGAGCTTATCCAGAGGTCCTATTGCTTACGGGTTACGTAAGCTTTCAGGATAAAGCCTGTGGCAAGCCCTACGGCAATAGTTGTCAGGAAGGGAATCGGCCCGTCGACTTGTTCGTAACCATGTTCCAGGTTGACGCCAAAGATTGCGGACAAGGTGGCAATCGGAAAGAAGAACGCGACCAGTACGTTCAGGCGATGAGAAGAGAGCGCCATCTGTTGATTATGTTTGGCCTGATTTTCATGTTGTCGGGCAATCGCGTAATCCAGGCCGTTGCGAGCATCGTGGTAGAGCAAGTCGGCTCGTCGCTCAAGGGCATAAGCCCGGTCGCGATAGTCGATTAATTCGCGATCTTCTTTGAGTAATTGCCGCGCCTGCTGCAACGTCGTGTGCAAATTTCGCGTTGCCCGGAGCAGGGGGGCCAGGTCGCCCATCGTTTTGAAGTAGTCATCAGAGGAGTCCGCCTGATTGTATTCCGTTTCCAACTCGTTGATCCGGCTTTCGTAGTTGTCCAGATGGCCTGTGATCGATTTGACCTTTTTGCCCTGGGAGTGAACTCGCCACTGGCCGGCTTCGTCCTGCCAGAAAAAACGCCCATTTCGGTGGTCATCATCTTGCGACGGTGGTTCATGCAATACGATCAGGAGATGACCGTCAATCATCATCGCCCGCTGTCGACCCACCCGCTCTCCCAGG is part of the Polystyrenella longa genome and harbors:
- a CDS encoding zinc metallopeptidase; this translates as MMFFDPLYFVFLIPAFLLMLWAQMRVKSAYAKGMKVPARLTGAAAARYILDREGLQSVGIEETEGTLSDHYDPRSKVLRLSREVYQGNSAAAVGIAAHEAGHALQDAKNYAPLVVRNIAVPAAQYGPTAFMILFIVGMLMQSFGLMVLGLICFGGLVFFQLVNLPVEFDASNRAKAVLTELQIVDGEGAVAVRNVLNAAGWTYVAGTLQSVLTFAYYAFRIFGGNRN
- a CDS encoding magnesium transporter CorA family protein, whose product is MNTSNNKSEPINEYESLLPAEWNVPQVFRDRLGERVGRQRAMMIDGHLLIVLHEPPSQDDDHRNGRFFWQDEAGQWRVHSQGKKVKSITGHLDNYESRINELETEYNQADSSDDYFKTMGDLAPLLRATRNLHTTLQQARQLLKEDRELIDYRDRAYALERRADLLYHDARNGLDYAIARQHENQAKHNQQMALSSHRLNVLVAFFFPIATLSAIFGVNLEHGYEQVDGPIPFLTTIAVGLATGFILKAYVTRKQ
- a CDS encoding fumarylacetoacetate hydrolase family protein, encoding MRLCRFLQGSSPAVGFYSEQQVIPLAAVAQAAGVEIPDTDSLIPFLPGGSHAETAVSLYKKANEGSASESAIKTGDATLLVPVPRPEKLLLLAGNYAKHIEEGGGKAEERANTIPYVFSKPPTTTLTNPGDPVTIPAISPDHIDWECELAIVIGKRCKGVSEAEAPNYIAGFTVVNDISNRKFRPNPERVTREKDKFFDWLHGKWHDTFCPMGPCIVSSESIADPQQLKLELRVNGNVEQSSSTSEMVFPVAAVVEFVSSFVTLEPGDIISTGTPAGVGMAKNKYLKPGDVTEAEIEGIGILRNTFVAE